A window of Rhododendron vialii isolate Sample 1 chromosome 13a, ASM3025357v1 contains these coding sequences:
- the LOC131315221 gene encoding RPM1-interacting protein 4-like yields MSQRRSHVPKFGSWDADNMHFSGDFETARKDRATVVGMNPNGQQENPEAFMFGRVRPGSGVHVDSDILEVVEKRPTEGLGKDSSSLRSMVSASGNDKSSPDNSLQQRNPRRSRSDRNNSLTEINNFATSSPGSGTLRSANNASDDKDTSNINRSASVPKFGAWDEMDPNEGYTVIFNKVKEEKQNAATKFTAATPKPSNSVKNQIKPTRSKMCCCLY; encoded by the exons ATGTCT CAACGACGATCCCATGTTCCAAAGTTTGGCAGTTGGGATGCAGATAATATGCATTTTTCAGGTGACTTTGAGACTGCACGCAAGGATAGGGCCACCGTGGTGGGGATGAATCCGAATGGTCAGCAAGAGAATCCAGAGGCCTTCATGTTTGGAAGAGTGAGACCCGGAAGCGGAGTCCATGTCGACTCTGATATATTAGAGGTAGTGGAGAAACGCCCTACTGAGGGACTTGGGAAGGACAGTTCGAGTCTCAGGAGCATGGTTTCAGCATCAGGAAACGATAAAAGCAGTCCCGACAACTCACTTCAGCAGCGAAACCCCCGGCGATCGAGAAGTGACAGAAATAATAGTCTGACTGAGATTAACAACTTTGCTACATCTTCACCAGGATCCGGTACGCTTCGAAGTGCTAATAATGCATCTGATGATAAGGATACG TCTAATATTAATAGATCAGCATCAGTGCCCAAATTTGGGGCATGGGATGAAATGGACCCAAACGAAGGTTATACCGTCATTTTCAACAAAGTGAAGGAGGAGAAACAGAATGCAGCTACCAAGTTCACAGCGGCTACCCCAAAACCTAGCAACTCCGTGAAAAACCAGATTAAACCTACTCGATCAAAG ATGTGTTGCTGCCTGTATTAA